One Gossypium hirsutum isolate 1008001.06 chromosome A11, Gossypium_hirsutum_v2.1, whole genome shotgun sequence genomic window carries:
- the LOC121209446 gene encoding LOB domain-containing protein 20, whose translation MADPQCHGLSETCRKGVGKRTTMPVEAKPVVVSEVAPIPIAPCGACKFLRRKCVSGCIFAPHFGSDQGAAKFAAVHKVFGASNVSKLLLHIPMNRRHDAVVTISYEAQARLSDPVYGCVSTILSLQQQVASLQAELVMVQNQLINSRFAMANALQSSQQQQQHHQHHHHQQQQQHLASLQPAYSNNSSASNNLINISNFASNFDLVAETTTAPNSSQSMDHLQLSRPCHDDEDDEQDSRIPPVFVNQIIHRT comes from the exons ATGGCCGACCCGCAATGCCACGGCTTGTCCGAAACTTGTAGGAAGGGAGTCGGCAAACGCACCACCATGCCGGTCGAGGCCAAGCCGGTGGTGGTGTCGGAAGTTGCCCCAATCCCAATAGCGCCGTGCGGTGCATGCAAGTTCTTAAGGAGGAAGTGCGTTAGTGGGTGCATTTTTGCACCCCACTTTGGCTCGGACCAAGGTGCAGCCAAGTTCGCCGCCGTTCACAAGGTTTTTGGTGCTAGCAACGTTTCCAAGCTCTTGCTTCACATCCCGATGAATCGACGACACGATGCGGTGGTCACAATATCGTATGAAGCTCAAGCTAGGCTATCAGACCCGGTTTATGGTTGTGTTTCCACCATACTTTCTTTACAACAACAG GTAGCATCGCTGCAAGCCGAGCTAGTGATGGTGCAAAACCAGCTGATTAACAGCCGGTTCGCGATGGCGAACGCCCTGCAAAGCTCACAGCAGCAACAGCAACATCACCAGCACCACCATCATCAACAACAACAGCAACACTTAGCATCGTTGCAACCAGCATACTCAAACAATTCATCAGCATCCAATAACCTCATAAACATAAGCAACTTTGCCTCCAATTTTGACCTTGTGGCTGAAACAACCACCGCACCTAATTCTTCTCAAAGCATGGACCATCTTCAGCTCTCGAGGCCGTGTCATGACGACGAAGACGACGAACAAGATAGCCGGATTCCGCCCGTTTTCGTCAATCAAATTATTCATCGTACATAA